From the genome of Thermomicrobiales bacterium, one region includes:
- a CDS encoding ABC transporter ATP-binding protein: MAQVRLVEVEKRYGETVAVDRVSADIADGEFITLLGPSGCGKTTTLRMVAGLIEPSSGQIWFDDQMVNRVPTHRRNVGLAFQSHALFPHMSVAKNIAFGLQMKRMPKAQIQQRVGEMLDMIEMTDFADRMPGQLSGGQQQRVALARMLATDPRVLLFDEPLSALDRNLRDTLKYSILELQRRTKKTAIYVTHDQSEAFAISDRIFVMNKGRVEQAGSQLDIYLRPATEFVANFVGDNNAIPGVIESIAVAADGERTARVRAGAFELTGFAPEALAVGDSVLAFVRPENIEVVGANTRNEADGLVTGTVEQIVFEGPTVRLDVDCEGTLLNVSASGVERLTLLDKGQKQVTLRFRDVSLVKQ; the protein is encoded by the coding sequence TGGGTCCATCCGGTTGCGGGAAGACGACCACATTGCGCATGGTTGCCGGGTTGATCGAACCGAGCTCGGGGCAGATCTGGTTCGACGATCAGATGGTCAATCGCGTTCCCACGCACAGGCGCAACGTCGGCTTGGCGTTCCAGAGTCATGCGCTCTTCCCGCACATGTCCGTGGCGAAGAACATCGCCTTCGGTCTGCAGATGAAGCGCATGCCGAAAGCGCAGATCCAGCAGCGGGTGGGCGAAATGCTCGACATGATCGAGATGACCGATTTCGCTGACCGCATGCCGGGTCAGCTTTCTGGCGGTCAACAGCAGCGTGTGGCGCTCGCGCGCATGCTTGCGACCGATCCCCGCGTCTTGCTTTTCGACGAACCGCTCTCCGCGCTCGACCGCAATTTGCGCGACACATTGAAGTACTCGATTCTCGAGCTGCAGCGTCGCACGAAGAAGACGGCCATCTATGTGACGCACGATCAGTCGGAAGCATTCGCCATTTCGGATCGCATCTTCGTCATGAACAAGGGTCGCGTCGAGCAGGCCGGCAGCCAGCTCGACATCTATCTACGCCCTGCCACTGAGTTCGTTGCCAATTTCGTCGGGGACAACAATGCGATTCCGGGCGTTATCGAGTCGATTGCAGTGGCCGCCGACGGCGAGCGAACGGCGAGGGTACGAGCGGGCGCCTTCGAGCTGACGGGTTTTGCTCCGGAAGCGTTGGCGGTGGGCGATTCTGTGCTCGCGTTCGTGCGGCCGGAGAATATCGAAGTGGTTGGCGCCAACACCCGCAACGAGGCGGACGGCCTGGTAACTGGCACGGTCGAGCAGATCGTCTTCGAAGGGCCGACCGTGCGCCTGGACGTCGATTGTGAGGGCACGCTGCTCAATGTCTCAGCCAGTGGCGTCGAGCGCCTGACACTGCTCGACAAGGGCCAGAAGCAGGTCACGCTCCGCTTCCGGGATGTCTCCCTCGTCAAGCAATAA
- a CDS encoding ester cyclase, translating to MSQENVERVRSFFEEAFCKNCMRTLQETHATTHVSHLPGGDHYGPEGVRIDIAGYLEAFPDLRIVLEEIWDAGESIAYRFKATGTHLGAFLGFTPTGRPVSIEGLGIDRIENGLFIERWIQFDTFGLLQQLGLWGSDTTS from the coding sequence ATGAGTCAAGAGAACGTCGAGCGGGTACGGAGTTTTTTCGAGGAAGCGTTTTGCAAGAATTGCATGCGCACATTGCAGGAGACACATGCCACCACGCATGTCAGTCATCTGCCCGGAGGCGACCACTACGGTCCCGAGGGCGTGCGCATCGATATTGCGGGATATCTGGAGGCGTTTCCCGACCTTCGCATTGTGCTCGAGGAGATCTGGGACGCTGGCGAATCGATCGCGTATCGGTTCAAGGCCACCGGCACGCATCTTGGCGCATTTCTCGGCTTCACCCCGACCGGACGCCCCGTGAGTATCGAAGGGCTCGGAATCGACCGGATCGAGAACGGTCTCTTTATCGAACGTTGGATCCAGTTCGATACGTTTGGACTGTTGCAGCAGCTCGGTCTCTGGGGCTCGGACACAACTTCCTGA
- a CDS encoding SMP-30/gluconolactonase/LRE family protein yields the protein MATVGEMTVLASGFDTLEGPAFDRHGNLFFVDWERHSILRRSPDGEIREFYNTGGVPAGLAFHPDGSLWVADEGDDIHGLMRISPDVEATILVNEFHGVPLNGANDLVFDKDGNVYFSDPWRTSLENPVGGFYRYTVDGELQQLDSGLAFPNGVALTHDGQYVILAETYRDRLLRYRIEADGTVGPREIWAETTAPSGGDGMAFAEDGSLYVAHHDGGSVDIFDPNGKQIGSILVPGKRVTNVAFGGPHRRTLVITECATGSIYSVELDVAGQPLHDGFSGRS from the coding sequence GTGGCAACTGTCGGCGAGATGACCGTGCTTGCATCTGGTTTCGACACGCTCGAGGGCCCGGCGTTCGATCGCCATGGCAATCTGTTCTTTGTCGACTGGGAACGCCATTCGATCTTGCGTCGCTCACCGGACGGCGAGATTCGCGAGTTCTACAACACGGGTGGCGTGCCGGCCGGGCTGGCGTTTCATCCCGACGGGTCGTTGTGGGTTGCCGATGAGGGCGACGACATCCACGGGCTCATGCGCATCTCGCCAGACGTCGAGGCGACAATTCTCGTCAACGAGTTTCATGGCGTCCCCCTGAACGGGGCAAACGATCTCGTCTTCGACAAGGATGGGAATGTCTATTTCTCCGATCCCTGGCGCACAAGCCTCGAAAATCCGGTTGGCGGGTTCTATCGCTACACGGTCGACGGGGAGTTGCAGCAGCTCGACAGCGGGTTGGCGTTTCCGAACGGCGTAGCCCTCACGCATGACGGGCAATACGTCATCCTCGCCGAGACCTATCGCGATCGCTTGCTGCGCTACCGGATCGAAGCCGACGGCACAGTCGGCCCTCGAGAGATTTGGGCGGAAACGACGGCGCCGTCAGGCGGCGACGGCATGGCGTTCGCCGAGGACGGGAGTCTTTACGTCGCGCACCATGACGGAGGATCGGTGGATATTTTCGATCCGAACGGGAAGCAGATCGGCTCGATCCTCGTGCCCGGCAAACGCGTGACCAACGTCGCCTTCGGCGGTCCGCACCGTAGAACACTGGTCATCACCGAATGCGCCACCGGTTCGATCTACTCGGTCGAGCTCGATGTTGCCGGGCAACCGCTGCACGACGGGTTTAGTGGGCGGTCTTGA
- a CDS encoding TlpA disulfide reductase family protein encodes MSLQAGEHAPNLNRTFPDSEGTDYNLAEVLRSGPLLLGIYKSSCAASKAMMPMLDRFVDRYGVFGLQVFGIAQDSANVTRSFIRRAGGLAYPVLIEGDDFPLSVEFDIFATPTVYVIRQDGTIAYTTMGFLRVQLEEFSQAVANVLGVAYQPIIQEAIDEEIPLFVPG; translated from the coding sequence GTGTCACTGCAGGCTGGGGAACACGCCCCAAATCTGAACAGAACCTTTCCCGACAGCGAAGGGACGGACTACAACCTCGCCGAGGTGCTGCGCTCCGGTCCCTTGCTGCTCGGTATCTACAAGAGCTCCTGTGCCGCCAGCAAAGCCATGATGCCCATGCTCGATCGCTTCGTCGATCGATACGGCGTCTTCGGCTTGCAGGTCTTCGGCATCGCGCAGGATTCGGCCAATGTCACTCGGTCGTTCATTCGCCGGGCGGGCGGCCTCGCCTATCCCGTCCTGATCGAGGGCGATGACTTTCCGCTCTCGGTCGAATTCGACATCTTTGCAACTCCCACTGTTTATGTCATTCGGCAGGATGGAACCATCGCCTATACAACGATGGGCTTTCTGCGGGTACAACTCGAGGAGTTCTCTCAGGCAGTCGCGAACGTGCTTGGCGTCGCCTATCAGCCGATCATTCAGGAAGCGATCGACGAAGAGATACCGCTCTTCGTCCCTGGCTGA
- a CDS encoding kelch repeat-containing protein, which translates to MRITRRTLLAAIAAAAPFGLTRASAQTDRWKLLDDGSGPLARWDHVLTADAANGRLYAFGGRDANGVALGDLWSFDLASSRWTPIESAGPSPRFGVAASATPDGSAFVLFGGQADADFYADLWTFDFASQTWTLLDDGLAVAPTPRYGLGGAFDALGRFIVSHGFTFEGRFDDTWAFSGETGWLDVSPTPETRPLRRCLHEVTPIDNGERLLLYAGCSSGYGPCPQGDLWEYETASGTWTQLAPSIVPAARSNPATAQLGDSVLLVGGQTEFGPAADVWYGARSSDGFEWQEATDDSGIIAPRSSHDLVTLDSEAYIFGGLGVAGPLADLWQYTSGA; encoded by the coding sequence ATGCGCATCACTCGCCGCACCCTGTTGGCCGCCATTGCCGCGGCCGCTCCGTTTGGATTGACCCGAGCCTCCGCGCAGACTGATCGCTGGAAACTCCTCGATGACGGCAGCGGACCATTGGCTCGTTGGGACCATGTCCTGACCGCCGACGCCGCGAACGGCCGGCTCTACGCCTTTGGTGGCCGCGACGCCAATGGGGTCGCGTTGGGCGACCTTTGGTCGTTCGATCTTGCATCGAGTCGCTGGACGCCGATCGAGAGCGCAGGGCCTTCCCCCCGCTTTGGCGTTGCGGCGTCAGCGACACCCGATGGTTCGGCCTTCGTTCTCTTTGGTGGACAGGCGGACGCCGACTTCTACGCTGACCTTTGGACCTTCGATTTCGCGTCGCAAACATGGACGCTGCTCGATGATGGCCTGGCGGTGGCTCCCACTCCCCGCTATGGGCTCGGCGGGGCATTCGATGCCTTGGGCCGCTTCATCGTTTCGCATGGGTTCACCTTTGAAGGCCGCTTCGACGATACCTGGGCCTTTTCAGGCGAGACGGGTTGGCTGGATGTATCGCCCACCCCGGAGACGCGTCCCCTGCGTCGATGCTTGCATGAGGTCACGCCAATCGACAACGGCGAGCGACTGTTGCTCTACGCCGGCTGTTCTTCCGGCTATGGACCATGCCCACAGGGAGATCTCTGGGAATACGAAACAGCCTCCGGAACCTGGACACAACTCGCCCCATCGATTGTTCCCGCCGCGCGGTCCAATCCAGCAACAGCGCAACTCGGGGACTCGGTGTTGCTCGTCGGAGGCCAAACAGAGTTCGGTCCTGCGGCCGACGTCTGGTATGGCGCCCGCTCGAGCGACGGGTTCGAGTGGCAGGAAGCGACAGACGACAGCGGGATCATCGCCCCGAGGTCGAGCCATGACCTGGTCACGCTCGACAGTGAGGCATACATATTCGGCGGTCTCGGGGTCGCCGGTCCGCTCGCCGACCTCTGGCAATACACCAGCGGCGCATAA
- a CDS encoding kelch repeat-containing protein, with amino-acid sequence MRIDRRSLLAATVAIALFGRTARAQEAQPDPPWILLANGQPTDPLGRWGHTLVIDTWHNRLVLVGGRDALGTVKGDLWMFDLGSWTWSELDLSGPKARSDSASAIAADGSGFYYAGGASDDAVFDDLWWFDFASTTWRQIETNGPGPGARMGSRGAIDVFGRFVITHGRNGNSLFDDTWAFDAASGSWSELSSGGLKPIARFDHDLVALPDYGVLLMGYGASNPDGAGRLGDLWSYDMYNDFWAEVTPTSGPSPRTGAAMSKLGNSVLLVGGSSDLGLQSDVWTGDLFDGFFKWTELTPVNHGPLGIYRRAWHDMTAANGEYYVFGGYGAEGALSDLWKFSPERIEHPGEDSEYIEPSDIYEEE; translated from the coding sequence ATGCGAATCGATCGACGCTCGCTCCTGGCCGCCACAGTGGCCATTGCCTTGTTTGGACGCACGGCGCGTGCCCAGGAAGCGCAACCGGATCCTCCCTGGATCTTGCTGGCGAACGGCCAGCCTACCGATCCGCTTGGCCGCTGGGGACACACCCTGGTCATCGACACCTGGCACAACAGGTTAGTGCTCGTCGGTGGGCGCGACGCTCTGGGAACCGTCAAGGGCGATCTCTGGATGTTCGACCTCGGCAGCTGGACGTGGAGCGAGCTCGATCTGAGCGGCCCCAAAGCGCGGTCGGACAGCGCCTCGGCGATCGCGGCCGACGGATCAGGCTTCTACTACGCAGGCGGGGCATCGGACGACGCGGTCTTCGACGATCTGTGGTGGTTCGATTTCGCTTCGACGACATGGCGGCAGATCGAGACAAATGGTCCGGGACCTGGCGCGCGGATGGGAAGCCGGGGCGCGATCGATGTGTTCGGCCGGTTCGTGATTACCCATGGACGGAACGGGAATTCGCTCTTCGACGACACCTGGGCATTCGATGCAGCCTCTGGAAGCTGGTCGGAACTCTCTTCCGGCGGCCTGAAGCCAATCGCCCGATTCGATCACGATCTTGTCGCCCTCCCTGACTATGGGGTTCTCCTCATGGGATACGGAGCTTCGAATCCCGATGGCGCCGGGCGGCTCGGCGATCTCTGGTCCTACGACATGTACAACGATTTCTGGGCGGAGGTCACTCCAACATCCGGCCCGTCACCGCGAACGGGCGCAGCCATGTCCAAGCTGGGCAATTCCGTGCTCCTCGTGGGCGGATCCTCCGATCTCGGACTGCAATCAGATGTCTGGACCGGCGACCTGTTCGACGGGTTCTTCAAGTGGACCGAATTGACGCCGGTAAACCATGGCCCGCTCGGAATCTACCGGCGAGCGTGGCATGACATGACAGCGGCGAACGGCGAGTACTACGTCTTTGGGGGGTACGGCGCCGAGGGCGCGCTCAGCGACCTTTGGAAGTTCTCTCCTGAGCGGATCGAGCATCCCGGAGAGGATAGCGAATACATCGAGCCGAGCGACATCTACGAGGAGGAGTGA
- a CDS encoding amidase, whose amino-acid sequence MSDDLCFMPATEMLARYRDRSLSPVEVTTAILAQIERVDPAVNAYVTVTGDLAMEQARLAEQSWQAGIAGDLLGVPISIKDLTATKGIRTTRGSRLYENWVPDIDAVFVERVKNAGSVMLGKTNSPEFGWKGETTNLVSGTTRNPWNLDRTAGGSTGGGSAAVAAGMGPLTQGGDGAGSIRIPSSFCGIYGLKPSFALVPTFPPSAIADVAHLGPMTRTVADSALLLNVIVGEDPRDRFSWSSNLDYLTFCENRSLKGWRIAWSADLGYAAIEPEIAAICEQQVRLLRDLGAEVVEAHPGLPDPWQIIDDLWAAAMGSMHIDNLNEVSGQIDPGRKKVVEYGLTVTAAELTRQQQRRAEYYETWRQFMTNFDLFVCPTMPCTAFAAGLDFPPEIQGRAMTYLGWTAFTYPFNLTGTPAATVPCGFASDGMPVGLQLVGRWHDDGTVIAASAAFEAAAPWAANRPPV is encoded by the coding sequence GTGAGCGACGACTTGTGTTTCATGCCCGCCACCGAAATGCTGGCGCGCTATCGCGATCGCTCGCTTTCCCCGGTCGAAGTTACCACAGCCATTCTGGCGCAGATCGAACGGGTCGACCCCGCGGTGAATGCCTATGTCACCGTAACTGGCGATCTCGCCATGGAGCAAGCCAGGCTGGCCGAACAGTCGTGGCAAGCGGGCATCGCGGGCGATCTCCTGGGAGTTCCGATTTCGATCAAGGACTTGACGGCAACCAAGGGGATTCGCACCACCCGCGGTTCCAGGCTCTATGAGAATTGGGTGCCGGACATCGACGCGGTCTTTGTCGAACGCGTCAAGAACGCCGGTTCGGTCATGCTCGGCAAGACCAATTCGCCAGAATTCGGATGGAAAGGCGAAACGACCAATCTCGTCTCGGGCACCACGCGCAATCCCTGGAATCTGGATCGCACTGCCGGTGGTTCCACGGGAGGCGGATCGGCGGCCGTCGCGGCGGGCATGGGTCCGCTCACCCAGGGAGGTGACGGCGCCGGATCGATCCGCATCCCATCGTCGTTTTGCGGCATCTATGGATTGAAACCGTCCTTCGCGCTGGTTCCCACCTTTCCCCCGAGCGCGATCGCCGATGTCGCGCACCTGGGGCCGATGACGCGCACGGTGGCCGACTCGGCGTTGCTGCTCAATGTGATCGTCGGCGAAGACCCGCGCGACCGGTTTTCCTGGTCCTCGAACCTGGACTACCTGACCTTCTGCGAGAACCGTTCGCTCAAGGGCTGGCGCATTGCCTGGAGCGCGGATCTGGGATATGCCGCCATCGAACCCGAGATCGCCGCGATTTGCGAGCAGCAAGTGCGGCTGCTGCGTGATCTGGGAGCCGAAGTTGTCGAGGCGCACCCGGGACTCCCGGACCCCTGGCAGATCATCGACGACCTCTGGGCCGCGGCCATGGGATCGATGCACATCGACAATCTGAACGAGGTGTCCGGGCAGATCGACCCGGGCCGCAAGAAGGTGGTCGAATACGGGCTGACAGTCACCGCCGCCGAGTTGACACGTCAGCAGCAACGCCGCGCGGAGTACTACGAAACCTGGCGACAGTTCATGACCAACTTCGACCTGTTTGTCTGTCCCACCATGCCGTGCACCGCGTTTGCCGCCGGACTCGACTTTCCACCCGAGATCCAGGGGCGCGCAATGACCTATCTCGGCTGGACTGCCTTCACCTATCCCTTCAACTTGACCGGCACGCCGGCAGCAACCGTCCCGTGTGGGTTCGCGTCGGATGGGATGCCGGTCGGTCTGCAGTTGGTCGGGCGCTGGCATGACGACGGTACGGTCATCGCCGCATCGGCGGCGTTCGAAGCCGCCGCGCCATGGGCGGCCAACCGACCGCCGGTTTAG
- a CDS encoding DUF6483 family protein codes for MHQDYILRMIQQMGLFVTGILQRRKDGNDEQALIDIEEAYGRMTGLHASLVHGLSEDDLVNMMTAQGSIHPERFVAMAILLHEEGDIYSDHNQIDEALPRMQKALRLYLEAWERSDVLRNETIPGLDQTIGWMAGYPVTDETRLLLLDYLEEKGRFDEAENLVLDWVDGESDDAIGYATDFYQRLLTLEDAELIVGGLTRDEVRAGLDALG; via the coding sequence ATGCATCAGGACTATATCCTTCGGATGATCCAGCAGATGGGACTCTTTGTAACGGGCATTTTGCAACGCCGCAAGGACGGAAACGACGAACAGGCGCTCATCGACATCGAAGAGGCCTACGGCCGCATGACCGGGCTGCATGCGTCGCTGGTGCATGGGCTGAGCGAGGACGATCTGGTGAACATGATGACCGCGCAGGGTTCGATCCATCCTGAGCGGTTCGTCGCGATGGCGATCCTGTTGCACGAGGAAGGCGACATCTACTCCGACCACAACCAGATCGATGAGGCGCTTCCCCGCATGCAGAAGGCGCTCCGCCTCTATCTGGAAGCATGGGAACGATCCGACGTACTCCGGAATGAAACGATTCCCGGTCTCGATCAGACCATCGGCTGGATGGCCGGCTATCCGGTCACCGACGAAACCCGGCTGCTCCTGCTCGACTACCTGGAGGAGAAAGGCCGCTTCGACGAAGCCGAGAATCTGGTGCTCGACTGGGTCGACGGCGAATCCGATGACGCCATCGGCTATGCAACCGATTTCTACCAGCGGTTGCTCACGCTCGAGGATGCCGAGCTGATCGTTGGCGGTCTCACCCGCGACGAGGTCCGCGCCGGCCTCGACGCGCTCGGCTAG
- a CDS encoding NAD(+)/NADH kinase, whose translation MPNGPSIGIIANPASGKDIRRIVAHGSTFDNHEKINIVRRVLLAASDLGIEQVHYLPDLFGIVPRAANDIALACALHPLPMPVLGNHGDSLEATQRLADLGVGAIVTLGGDGTNRVVAKGCRDVPLMPISTGTNNVFPRMVEGTLAGIATALVATGLAPAAVARQPKLDISVNGELRDLALIDAVLSAHQWVGARALWDASHVSELVVSRIVPSAIGICSIGGLLFPEAAGASAGAHVTVGGETDRLLAPVAPGLLRSIPIAGKALLAFGDSVTFRPATGTIALDGERELEIKTSDDVTVTLSADGPITIDLDRAIAAGAAQGRFSR comes from the coding sequence ATGCCAAACGGTCCGTCGATCGGGATCATTGCGAATCCGGCATCCGGCAAGGACATTCGCCGGATCGTGGCGCACGGCTCCACGTTCGACAACCACGAAAAGATCAACATCGTCCGGCGCGTCCTGCTGGCCGCGTCGGACCTGGGTATCGAGCAGGTCCACTATTTGCCCGATCTCTTCGGCATCGTTCCCCGCGCAGCGAACGATATTGCACTCGCCTGTGCGTTGCATCCGTTGCCAATGCCGGTGCTCGGCAACCACGGCGACTCGCTCGAGGCCACGCAACGGCTGGCTGACCTGGGGGTCGGCGCCATCGTTACGCTCGGCGGCGACGGCACGAACCGGGTCGTGGCCAAGGGCTGCCGCGATGTGCCGCTCATGCCAATCTCGACTGGAACGAATAATGTCTTTCCGCGCATGGTCGAAGGGACGCTGGCTGGCATCGCCACCGCGCTGGTGGCAACCGGTCTTGCTCCAGCTGCCGTCGCGCGGCAACCCAAACTGGACATCTCCGTCAATGGCGAGCTGCGCGACCTGGCATTGATCGACGCAGTTCTCTCCGCGCATCAATGGGTGGGAGCGCGCGCGCTGTGGGACGCGTCTCATGTCAGCGAGCTGGTGGTTTCCCGCATCGTTCCGTCCGCGATCGGCATTTGCAGTATCGGGGGACTGCTGTTCCCCGAGGCCGCAGGCGCCAGCGCGGGGGCGCATGTCACCGTGGGCGGCGAGACGGATCGCCTTCTTGCGCCCGTTGCCCCCGGTTTGCTGCGTTCCATCCCGATCGCCGGCAAGGCACTGCTCGCATTCGGCGATTCGGTCACATTTCGGCCAGCGACGGGGACGATCGCGCTCGATGGAGAGCGCGAACTCGAGATCAAGACCTCGGACGACGTCACTGTCACGCTTTCGGCCGATGGTCCAATCACCATCGACCTCGACCGCGCCATTGCCGCTGGCGCTGCGCAGGGCCGGTTCAGCCGCTAG
- a CDS encoding alpha/beta fold hydrolase — MATIVKMPKWGLTMTQGTIVDWLVDEGAEVSEGDMLLTVETEKAVDDVGAPASGVLYRIVAPAGSEVEVSGPIGIILAEGETLSDDELTALIATDVQAPAAAAAGAPAAARERRAAGRDASGRINASPAAKKLAADLGVDLADVEATGPGGRITSDDVQRAADENIDPSPADRMATLADGREVHFLEAGPKSNTPVVFIHGLGGSLSSWQLVMGGMAGGHRMTAVDLPGHGGSSKTAPADADYSLSGLAADVAATLSSGKRKPAVIVGHSLGGAVALGLALEHPDLVAGLVLIDSAALGSEIGQELLDLMATDGGAETARGLLSLFFEDQKLVTDRGVDEMAGFQEDGGWAAQQAVAQAAFAGGKQSFGLVDHLSRIDKPVLLIWGENDRVIPLSDAVAALTVFPDALLKVLPETGHVPQVERAAEVANAIDRFVRSLA, encoded by the coding sequence ATGGCAACCATCGTCAAAATGCCCAAATGGGGTCTGACCATGACCCAAGGCACCATCGTCGACTGGCTGGTCGACGAGGGCGCGGAGGTCTCCGAGGGGGACATGCTTCTCACCGTCGAGACCGAGAAAGCCGTCGATGATGTCGGCGCGCCCGCGAGCGGGGTGCTCTATCGCATCGTCGCTCCAGCCGGCAGCGAGGTCGAGGTTTCCGGTCCGATCGGGATCATCCTGGCTGAAGGTGAGACCCTGTCAGACGACGAGCTCACCGCCCTGATCGCGACCGATGTGCAAGCCCCGGCAGCTGCGGCGGCCGGCGCGCCCGCCGCGGCTCGCGAGCGCCGTGCCGCCGGCCGAGATGCCAGCGGGCGCATCAACGCCTCGCCGGCCGCGAAGAAGCTGGCGGCCGATCTTGGCGTCGACCTGGCCGATGTCGAGGCAACCGGTCCTGGCGGACGCATCACGAGCGACGATGTACAGCGGGCCGCCGATGAGAACATCGATCCGTCTCCCGCCGACCGCATGGCGACCCTTGCCGATGGGCGAGAGGTTCATTTCCTCGAAGCCGGGCCGAAATCGAACACGCCCGTCGTCTTCATCCATGGCCTTGGCGGTTCGCTTAGCAGTTGGCAGCTCGTCATGGGCGGAATGGCAGGCGGTCATCGCATGACCGCGGTCGACCTGCCCGGACATGGCGGATCGAGCAAGACCGCCCCGGCAGATGCCGACTATTCGCTCTCCGGCTTGGCGGCAGATGTGGCTGCCACCCTGAGTAGCGGCAAGCGCAAACCCGCGGTCATCGTCGGGCACTCGCTCGGCGGCGCGGTGGCGCTCGGTCTGGCGCTCGAGCATCCCGACCTCGTCGCGGGTCTGGTGCTGATCGACAGCGCGGCGCTGGGCTCCGAGATTGGACAGGAGTTGCTCGATCTCATGGCGACCGATGGCGGCGCCGAGACCGCGCGCGGCTTGTTGTCGCTCTTCTTCGAAGATCAGAAGCTGGTCACCGACCGCGGCGTGGACGAAATGGCCGGGTTCCAGGAAGACGGTGGCTGGGCGGCGCAACAGGCAGTCGCGCAGGCGGCGTTCGCCGGGGGCAAGCAGTCGTTCGGATTGGTCGACCATCTATCGCGCATCGACAAGCCAGTCTTGCTGATCTGGGGTGAGAACGACCGTGTGATCCCATTGTCTGACGCTGTGGCGGCGCTGACCGTCTTCCCGGATGCGCTCCTGAAGGTGCTGCCGGAAACGGGTCATGTGCCTCAGGTGGAGCGTGCGGCCGAGGTGGCCAACGCCATCGACCGCTTCGTGCGGTCGCTCGCCTGA
- a CDS encoding alpha-ketoacid dehydrogenase subunit beta — protein MVAVARETRTMSMKDALNEALRIAMREDPNVILLGEDIAGGANVDHLIDEDAWGGPMGVTKNLVQEFGRDRVLDTPITEAGFIGAAVGAAATGLRPVAELMFVDFFGCCMDQIFDQGAKLRYMFGGKASCPMVIRTQIGAGVNAAAQHSGCHYSVFTHMPGIKTVIPSTPADAKGLLLSAIRDDDLVMFFENKVLYGIKGEVPDGDEGIPLGKADIKRAGEDVTIVAISRMVNQSLAAARALAGEGIEVEVIDPRTLSPLDEDMILSSVEKTHRLVIVDEDNPRCSAASDIAAMVADKGFDLLDAPIKMVTAPHTPVPFSPPLEQFYIPSPEKIAQTVREIV, from the coding sequence ATGGTCGCCGTGGCACGTGAAACTCGAACGATGTCGATGAAAGACGCCCTCAATGAGGCGCTGCGCATTGCGATGCGCGAGGATCCGAATGTGATCCTGCTCGGCGAGGATATTGCCGGTGGCGCGAACGTGGACCATCTCATCGATGAAGATGCCTGGGGCGGTCCGATGGGTGTCACCAAGAACCTTGTGCAGGAGTTCGGGCGCGACCGCGTGCTCGACACCCCAATTACCGAAGCAGGCTTCATCGGCGCGGCAGTCGGCGCGGCCGCCACCGGGCTTCGTCCGGTGGCAGAGCTCATGTTCGTCGACTTTTTCGGCTGCTGCATGGATCAGATCTTCGACCAGGGCGCCAAACTGCGCTACATGTTCGGCGGCAAGGCAAGCTGCCCCATGGTGATCCGCACCCAGATCGGCGCCGGAGTCAACGCCGCCGCGCAGCACTCTGGCTGCCACTACTCCGTCTTCACCCATATGCCGGGGATCAAGACCGTCATCCCCTCGACCCCCGCTGACGCGAAGGGGCTCCTGCTCTCCGCTATCCGCGACGACGATCTGGTCATGTTCTTCGAGAACAAGGTCCTCTATGGCATCAAGGGCGAGGTGCCCGATGGCGACGAGGGGATTCCGCTTGGAAAGGCCGACATCAAGCGCGCTGGCGAAGATGTCACCATCGTCGCGATTTCGCGCATGGTCAACCAGTCGCTCGCCGCGGCCAGGGCCCTGGCCGGTGAGGGAATCGAAGTCGAGGTCATCGATCCGCGCACGCTCTCGCCGCTGGACGAGGACATGATTCTGTCGTCGGTCGAGAAGACGCACCGGCTGGTCATCGTGGACGAGGACAATCCGCGCTGCTCGGCGGCATCGGATATCGCCGCCATGGTGGCCGACAAGGGATTCGATCTGCTGGACGCCCCGATCAAGATGGTGACCGCCCCGCATACACCGGTGCCGTTCAGTCCGCCGCTGGAGCAGTTCTACATTCCTAGCCCGGAGAAGATCGCCCAGACCGTCCGCGAGATCGTCTAG